Genomic window (Gadus morhua chromosome 3, gadMor3.0, whole genome shotgun sequence):
TTTATGAGTCTGGGCTGTGAGCAGCGTGCCTCAGCGAGCTGACGGATGCGATGTTTCTCTGGGCGCTCCGCCGAGTGTTCCAGAGCACTCTCATTCTCCAATTAAGGATCTGCGAGGCATTAATACGAAACGGGCCCTCAGAGGGCGCCCAGCTGTCTCCCGTCGCCCCCCGTCCATCACTCTCCGCCTGCTccgagatcagagagagaggaccctATTGTTCAGACCTCACCTCTGCTCCGGGAGAACCTGTGCTAATCTGTTGAGTGGTTAAGCCGAGGCCGCGTGTTTACTATGAGACAGAGGATTCATCTGTGTGTGCTTCAGTGGAGGGGCAGAAGAACCTTGTTCCTAGTATTTCTAATTGGTCTCATTGTCACGCGACAACAGATCCTTATCAAACAATGTGTGATCATTTTGGATTCTCTGGCCTCTTATCGTCTGGTCAATATGGCCTCAAACTTCGATTGTTGTGAAACTTCATTAGTAAAACTAAATAATAATCGCATGCATGGCCTGGTCAGCCTGCAAATACACGTGAACAAGTCCCATGCCCAGCGTGCATGCGGAATGTCCACTGCCCGCCTCCggctctctgattggccggaGGACCTGCCTGTCACAGCTTCACGGACCGAGCTATGACCCGGCAAAACAACATGCAAAGTAGTTAACAGCTCATGATTGCTTTTGGGTCCATGACTACCATCAAACTAtcggtccgtccgtctgtctgctgtgttgggggggagagggccTCCCATCCACGGTGAATTGTGCGTTTCCTGTTGCGCTGTCAGCCTGATCTCCCACCTTGAGGGACACGTCCTCTCCCTTCAGCCAGGCTCCACCATTCAGCACTTTTCCTGGGCTGCAGGATCATGGCTGTGCTCTGTGGGGGGCTCTGACAGCAGCCCCGAcctgctcccctctcccccctctcctccctctcccccctctcccccctctcctccctctcccccctctcctccctctcctccctcccccagatgCTCCAACGCCGGCTCTGTGGCCCACGTGAAGCCGCCACAGCACACCTCCTCTCAGCGGCTAGCTTTGGGGAACATTATGAGAGATGGTGTCCATAAAGGAAGAGGGTTAGCTGCTtcctgtgggtttgtgtgtgtgtgtgtgtgtgtgtgtgtgtgtgtgtgtgtgtgtgtgtgtgtgtgtgtgtgtgtgtgtgtgtgtgtgtgtgtgtgtgtgtgtgtttcctgttgctGTGACTCTGCTAGTAGTGTTAGCTAAGCTCCTCCCGTCCAGATGATGGATGAGGCGGCGGCCACGGAGGTCAGAgcagtcaccacacacacacacacacacacacacacacacacacacacacacacacacacacacacacacacacacacacacacacacacacacacacacaaacacgtccacacacacatgcacacacacacaaagtcacaaacacacaaatacacacatacacatacacctgcacacacacatgcacgcacgcacacacacaaacacgcacacgtccacacacacatgcacaaacacatccacatttgcacacccacacacacacactcacacgcacagacacacacataaacacacacacacactccagtatTAAAGGCAAATAACAGAACTCATCACATGGGTGAAATGGACCAACAGACCATCTGTCAGACCAGTCATCGACTAAATACAGGAGCACATTGTTTCAAAGTAATGTTCCTAATTGCTTCCCAATCAGTCAACTGTACTGCACATATCATCAGGCTCCTGATCTGGTTCACATTTCAAAACAGAAGCCATTAAGTACAAGCTTTAAAGTGGATTGAGTGGATCTATACACCGTCGTGTTTCAGCATGAATATTTCAACACAACATAAACTGTACATGCCAAATTACTCATCCCTTCACAGAAACTCCCAAGCACCAGAGTGGCACGCCTTTACCTCATGCCTGGGCAGCGCCAGCAGCTTAAGCCCATCTCCATTACTCCTGTACACATGCAGCCATGAGGCCAGACCAGCCTCAGCAGCATCAATCTGCTTCCTGATGTAAACCCTTCCTGGAGGGCGATAGTAGGTGGAACTCCAATCGGGACGGATTCCAAGAACACTCcttagatcacacacacacacgcacgcacctacgcacacaaacacacgcacgcctaTTTCCTGTTTGAAAGGACACTTCCAGTGTGTTAATCCACGACTTCAAAAGGTTACGTGCAGAGGGAAAAGATGGACGATAAcctccgtgcacacacacacacactcacacaaacacaaacacctaaACCCGCACACACCGGCActtagacaacacacacacacacaaaaaaacaccaacagccacacacacactcacacaaacacacacacctaaacccacacacaccgacacctagacaacacaacacacacacacagaaacaaacaccaacagccacacacacactcacacaaacacacacacctaaacccacacacaccgacacctacacaacacacacacacacacaaacaaacaccaacagccacacacacacacacctacacacacctaatCCCccgccaagcccccccccccagtgggaggaccccccccagtgtgaggacgcccccctccccccccctcaccgttCATCCCGTTGTAGACGCCCCTGTGGTGCGGCGACAGCTCCTCGGCGGCGGGCCCCCTCCGGGCGCCGTccctcccgggggggggggccgtactTCCCGTGGTGGTCCGGGCTGAGGGCGTACAGGTGGCGGTGCGTCTCGGGGCTGCCCCCGCCCTCCAGGTGCCGGGGCTCGCTGAGGCTGCTGCGGTGGTGCCGGGGGGGGTAGAGCtcgccgctgcccccccccgggCCGTGCAGGTGCCCCTTGGGCCCCAGCAGCAGGTCGGAGCCGTAGTGCTTGGGGGGCTGCTCCGGGCTGCGGCGGCCCACCGCGCGGCCGTACTTCTCGGGGCTCAGCCCCCGCATCACGCGGTGGTCCGACACGGAGCCGcagcggggccgggggggcggcAGGACGTAGGGGTACTCCAGGCTGGTGCTGCGGTGGCGTCCCGCCGGGTGGTCCGGGCTGCCCGGCTCCCCCCCGCCCGCCATCCCGCTGATGCTGCTGCAGCGCGGCTTACGGGGGGGCTCGGGGCTgcctttatcccccccccccgccacgcccaggccggcggcggcgtggcgggggggcgccctctggtgggcgTGGTCCGAGCTGTCGGCCGAGCCGGCGCTGGAGGTGCTGCTGCCGTCGCCCACGTCCCTCAGGAGCAGCCCGGGGGCCCCGGGCACCGTGAGCAGGCTGCTCTGGCTGTCCATGGAGCCGCGGCAGCCCGGCCCAGGGACCCCCGGGGCCaggccccccccggcccccgggggccccggcCCGGAGCCCTTCTCCTCGTCCAGCAGCAGGCACAGCTCCTTGAGCTCCAGGTTCTCCCTCACCACCTCGTCCTGCCgctgctccagctcctggaGCTTGCCCAGGTACAGGCTCACCTCCTTGCGCATGATGCTGGCGCTGTAGCGGCCGAGCCGCTGCCACTCCCGCGACACACGCTTCCCCTTCTGACGGTCGTCGTCCAGGAAGCAGCACAGGTCCCGCAGCTCGCGGTTATCCTCCTGCAGCTTCTGGTTGATGTCCTggtagggggggagagaggggggggaggggggagagggagggagagggagcgggggggagagggagtgagaggggggagaggggggagagagggagagaggagagaggggagaggggggagaggggggagagggagagagagagagagagagagagagagagagagagagagagagagagagagagagagagagagagagagagagagagaggggagaggggggagaggaaggggggcaGAGGGATAGAGATGGGAAGACAGAGTGGAGAGGGGCcagagggaaaggggggagaggagagggagagagaggggagaggagggagagggagagagagagtggggagagggaggagagggagagggggggggagaggaagagggggagagggg
Coding sequences:
- the LOC115540742 gene encoding coiled-coil domain-containing protein 85A — protein: MPIVGVGVSVPMEKSTPPPQPQNPQPGVQVLPQVQVPPLPQLPLQLSITKTDSPAEDISNVSEEELTRWTKEELARRLRRSEADKMSVILDHGNLIREVNRSLQLHLNEIRGLKDINQKLQEDNRELRDLCCFLDDDRQKGKRVSREWQRLGRYSASIMRKEVSLYLGKLQELEQRQDEVVRENLELKELCLLLDEEKGSGPGPPGAGGGLAPGVPGPGCRGSMDSQSSLLTVPGAPGLLLRDVGDGSSTSSAGSADSSDHAHQRAPPRHAAAGLGVAGGGDKGSPEPPRKPRCSSISGMAGGGEPGSPDHPAGRHRSTSLEYPYVLPPPRPRCGSVSDHRVMRGLSPEKYGRAVGRRSPEQPPKHYGSDLLLGPKGHLHGPGGGSGELYPPRHHRSSLSEPRHLEGGGSPETHRHLYALSPDHHGKYGPPPREGRRPEGARRRGAVAAPQGRLQRDERLDASS